The following proteins come from a genomic window of Campylobacter concisus:
- a CDS encoding metallophosphoesterase, which translates to MNDQIYLIGDVHGCYKTLCALIDRLPRGADSKICFVGDLIDHGEGSFEVVQLAMRRGYAAVMGNHEYRLLQYKDAFLRGETPSNPRWFYLNGGAQTFASYDKASRVQKLAHIEFLSNLPLYLEFAEFKNAQGRRLFVSHSAIGRMWPLRNLDGDSEAEFRRHVLCGRGNFSQNEGVFNVYGHTPIAKPDVTNFSANVDIGCVYKHDFGRLCALEFPSMRVFMQENIEEGG; encoded by the coding sequence ATGAACGACCAAATTTACCTCATCGGCGACGTTCACGGCTGCTATAAAACTCTTTGTGCCCTGATAGACCGCTTGCCGCGCGGCGCTGATTCTAAAATTTGCTTCGTCGGCGATCTGATAGACCACGGCGAGGGGAGTTTTGAGGTCGTGCAGCTAGCGATGCGGCGCGGTTACGCAGCCGTGATGGGCAATCACGAATACCGTCTTTTGCAATACAAGGACGCATTTTTACGCGGTGAGACGCCTAGCAACCCGCGCTGGTTTTACCTAAACGGTGGCGCGCAGACTTTCGCCTCCTACGATAAAGCTAGCCGCGTCCAGAAACTCGCGCATATAGAGTTTTTATCAAATTTACCGCTTTACTTGGAGTTTGCCGAGTTTAAAAACGCTCAGGGCAGACGGCTCTTCGTATCGCATTCGGCGATTGGGCGGATGTGGCCGCTGCGTAACTTGGACGGCGATAGCGAGGCGGAGTTTAGGCGGCATGTGCTTTGCGGCAGAGGCAATTTTAGCCAAAACGAAGGCGTCTTTAACGTCTACGGACATACGCCGATCGCCAAGCCCGATGTCACGAATTTTAGTGCAAATGTCGACATAGGATGCGTCTATAAGCATGATTTTGGCCGTCTTTGCGCTCTGGAGTTTCCGAGCATGCGGGTTTTTATGCAGGAAAATATCGAGGAGGGTGGGTGA
- a CDS encoding type II secretion system protein, with translation MKRRAYTLLELIFIVVILGILSTVAIPRLFFSRSDATISNAKTQLAAIRSGISLKYNDNILQAKPEFPQKLDDSDPSKLFKNVINIPIKDSGSKNGWHRISDDKYTFRLDGKVANFKYDKNTGDFGCSDENEICKSLQ, from the coding sequence ATGAAAAGACGAGCTTACACCTTGCTTGAGCTGATATTTATAGTAGTTATACTAGGCATTTTAAGCACAGTCGCTATACCTAGGCTATTTTTTTCTAGAAGTGATGCTACCATCTCAAATGCCAAAACTCAACTTGCCGCTATAAGAAGTGGAATTTCACTAAAATACAATGACAATATCTTGCAGGCAAAGCCAGAATTTCCACAAAAACTAGACGATAGCGATCCAAGTAAACTCTTTAAAAATGTTATAAATATACCGATAAAAGATAGCGGTAGCAAAAATGGCTGGCACAGAATAAGCGATGACAAATACACATTTAGGCTAGATGGCAAAGTAGCAAATTTCAAATACGACAAAAATACTGGCGATTTTGGTTGCAGCGATGAAAATGAAATTTGCAAATCACTTCAGTAA
- a CDS encoding phosphomannomutase/phosphoglucomutase: protein MKYDEIFREYDIRGIFEKDLTEDSVKAIGLALGKKFNEFGVKTLSVGFDARLSASTLFRCLLSGLNKAGGFKIYNIGLLPTPVGYFSVYADYFDANIMITGSHNPKEYNGFKITIKKDSFFGKDLQILRDKVNEIIASGEQIADDESCEKFNILEKYVEFFVKEFSELKNFKKPFVIDCANGAVGVSLVPIVKTLGLNAKILYEDPDGNFPNHHPDPSEKENLKEIFSLIEKKEFDLGFGFDGDGDRIAVITPKRDIKGDELAYLYALNMKHPKVLGEVKCSQNMYDEIAKIGEVFMGKTGHSNIKKMMKELNIDLAAEVSGHIFFKERYFGFDDALYAMMRVLELVHKGFDLDGELDKMPLVFSTDEIKIKTTDEAKFKIVAKLKECVKNESCDLPKIKNIIDIDGIRIQFENGWALVRASNTTPVIVTRFEAKSKEFLAEIEQKVTNLLKSLM from the coding sequence ATGAAATATGATGAAATTTTTAGAGAATACGACATCCGCGGCATTTTTGAGAAAGACTTGACAGAAGATAGCGTCAAGGCTATAGGGCTTGCTTTGGGTAAGAAATTTAACGAATTTGGCGTAAAAACTTTAAGTGTTGGTTTTGATGCAAGGCTTAGTGCTAGCACACTTTTTAGGTGCCTGCTAAGTGGTCTAAACAAGGCTGGTGGCTTTAAAATTTACAACATTGGCTTGCTTCCAACTCCTGTTGGCTACTTTAGCGTTTATGCTGACTATTTTGACGCAAATATCATGATCACGGGCTCTCACAACCCTAAAGAGTATAACGGCTTTAAGATCACTATCAAAAAAGATAGTTTTTTTGGCAAAGATCTGCAAATTTTAAGAGACAAGGTGAACGAGATAATCGCCTCTGGTGAGCAGATCGCAGACGATGAGAGCTGTGAGAAATTTAACATCTTAGAAAAATATGTTGAGTTTTTTGTAAAAGAATTTAGCGAACTTAAAAATTTCAAAAAACCTTTTGTTATCGACTGCGCAAATGGTGCTGTTGGCGTGAGCTTGGTGCCGATCGTAAAAACGCTTGGGCTAAATGCAAAAATTTTATATGAAGATCCAGACGGAAATTTCCCAAATCACCACCCAGACCCAAGCGAAAAAGAGAATTTAAAAGAGATATTTTCGCTCATCGAAAAGAAGGAATTTGATCTTGGATTTGGCTTTGACGGAGATGGTGACAGGATCGCTGTGATAACACCAAAAAGGGATATAAAAGGCGACGAATTAGCCTATCTTTATGCTCTAAATATGAAACATCCAAAGGTGCTTGGCGAGGTAAAATGCTCACAAAATATGTACGATGAGATCGCAAAGATCGGCGAAGTTTTCATGGGAAAAACTGGACATAGCAATATAAAAAAGATGATGAAAGAGCTAAATATTGATCTTGCAGCCGAAGTGAGTGGGCATATATTCTTTAAAGAGCGATACTTTGGCTTTGATGATGCGCTTTATGCGATGATGAGGGTGCTTGAGCTAGTTCACAAGGGCTTTGATCTTGACGGCGAGCTTGATAAGATGCCACTTGTCTTTAGTACAGATGAGATCAAGATAAAGACGACTGATGAGGCTAAATTTAAGATAGTTGCCAAGCTAAAAGAGTGTGTGAAAAATGAGAGCTGCGACCTGCCAAAGATAAAAAATATCATTGATATCGATGGCATAAGGATTCAATTTGAAAATGGTTGGGCTTTGGTGCGCGCGTCAAATACAACGCCTGTAATAGTTACTAGATTTGAGGCAAAGAGCAAGGAATTTCTAGCAGAGATCGAGCAAAAAGTGACAAATTTACTAAAGAGCTTGATGTAG
- a CDS encoding cysteine ABC transporter substrate-binding protein — protein sequence MRKLKFFLLALVATVFLTGCGDDKGADKAAASNQADAIAKIKERGYIRIGVFSDKPPFGYVDKDGKNQGYDVYFAKRIAKDLLGDESKVKFELVEAAGRVEVLVADKVDITLANFTKTPERAQVVDFALPYMKVSLGIVSPEGAVIKSVDELKDKTLIVNKGTTADAFFTKNYPDIKLAKYDQNTETFAALVDKRGAALAHDNALLFAWAKETPGFVVGIEALGDVDVIAPAVKKGNKVLLDWLNNEIIELGKENFFHKDYDATLKPIYGDSVNPESLVVEGGKF from the coding sequence GTGAGAAAATTAAAATTTTTCTTATTAGCATTAGTCGCTACCGTCTTTCTAACGGGTTGTGGTGATGACAAAGGTGCGGACAAAGCAGCCGCTTCAAACCAAGCTGACGCGATCGCAAAGATCAAAGAGCGTGGATATATAAGAATAGGCGTTTTCAGTGACAAGCCGCCATTTGGCTACGTCGATAAAGACGGCAAAAACCAAGGCTATGACGTCTACTTTGCAAAACGCATCGCAAAAGACTTACTTGGCGATGAGAGCAAGGTTAAATTTGAGCTAGTCGAGGCTGCTGGTAGAGTCGAAGTGCTCGTGGCTGACAAGGTCGATATCACGCTTGCAAATTTCACAAAGACACCTGAGCGTGCACAAGTAGTTGATTTTGCGCTTCCATATATGAAAGTTTCGCTTGGCATCGTTAGCCCTGAGGGCGCTGTGATAAAGAGCGTCGATGAGCTAAAAGATAAGACTTTGATCGTTAACAAAGGCACAACCGCGGACGCATTTTTTACAAAAAATTATCCTGACATTAAGCTTGCAAAATACGACCAAAATACTGAAACATTTGCAGCTTTGGTTGATAAAAGAGGTGCCGCACTAGCACATGATAACGCCCTACTTTTTGCCTGGGCAAAAGAGACCCCTGGCTTTGTTGTAGGCATTGAAGCACTTGGTGATGTGGATGTGATAGCACCAGCTGTTAAAAAAGGTAACAAAGTTTTACTTGACTGGCTAAACAATGAGATCATTGAGCTTGGAAAAGAAAATTTCTTCCATAAAGACTATGATGCTACACTAAAACCGATCTATGGTGATAGTGTCAATCCAGAATCACTTGTCGTTGAAGGTGGCAAATTCTAA
- a CDS encoding ABC transporter permease subunit (The N-terminal region of this protein, as described by TIGR01726, is a three transmembrane segment that identifies a subfamily of ABC transporter permease subunits, which specificities that include histidine, arginine, glutamine, glutamate, L-cystine (sic), the opines (in Agrobacterium) octopine and nopaline, etc.): MQGVSILFDTQNLLRLFEGLVVSTEISFISIFISIIGGLVLGVLMSMKNKFIYFILKICLEIVRIMPQIVWLFLFYFGVSKAFGMHISAFTASLIVFSLWGVFEMMDIVRGAITSIPKHQFESAASLGLGKFQIYSHVIIPLATRRLVPGAVNLLSRMIKTTSIVVLIGVVEVVKVGQQIIERNVFTNPMAPFWIYTLIFFLYFVICYPVSKLSKKLEKKWS; the protein is encoded by the coding sequence ATGCAAGGAGTTAGTATTTTATTTGACACGCAAAATTTACTAAGACTCTTTGAAGGTCTAGTCGTTAGCACAGAAATTTCATTTATCTCTATATTTATCTCTATAATCGGTGGCTTAGTGCTTGGCGTACTTATGAGCATGAAAAATAAATTTATCTATTTTATTTTAAAAATTTGCCTAGAAATCGTTCGTATAATGCCTCAGATCGTTTGGTTATTTTTATTTTACTTTGGCGTTAGCAAGGCTTTTGGGATGCATATCTCGGCATTTACCGCCTCGCTCATCGTCTTTAGCCTTTGGGGCGTTTTTGAGATGATGGACATCGTGCGTGGAGCGATAACATCAATACCAAAACATCAATTTGAATCAGCCGCCTCACTTGGGCTTGGTAAATTTCAAATTTACTCTCACGTCATCATCCCACTTGCCACAAGAAGGCTAGTGCCTGGAGCTGTAAATTTACTAAGCCGCATGATAAAAACAACCTCTATCGTCGTACTAATCGGCGTTGTAGAGGTGGTCAAAGTCGGTCAGCAGATCATCGAGCGAAATGTATTTACAAATCCTATGGCGCCATTTTGGATATACACGCTCATATTCTTTTTATATTTTGTGATCTGCTATCCAGTCTCAAAACTATCAAAAAAACTAGAAAAAAAATGGAGCTAA
- the zapB gene encoding cell division protein ZapB, giving the protein MTKYDELCKTNEELRNEIVTLKAQNEAKSNQIMRLEEDLDKKNTEADDVMRKIEAVLGR; this is encoded by the coding sequence ATCACAAAATATGACGAACTTTGCAAAACGAACGAAGAGTTACGCAACGAGATCGTAACTTTAAAAGCACAAAATGAGGCGAAAAGCAATCAAATCATGCGTTTAGAAGAGGATCTTGACAAGAAAAATACCGAAGCTGACGATGTAATGAGAAAAATCGAAGCTGTCCTTGGCAGATAA
- a CDS encoding amino acid ABC transporter ATP-binding protein, with protein MSENILELKKINKFYGELHALKDINLEVKSGEVVVLLGPSGCGKSTTLRCINGLESIASGEIIIDGEVIDAKFNDWQRIRQKVGMVFQSYELFDHMNVIDNVLLGPLKVQKRDRAEAEKTADMWLSKVGLLDKKFAYPKELSGGQKQRIAIVRSLCLNPEIMLFDEVTAALDPEIVREVLDVILNLAKDGMTMLIVTHEMSFARAVANKIVFMDAGAIVEISEPEEFFTNPKSDRAKKFLNLFSF; from the coding sequence ATGAGCGAAAACATATTAGAACTTAAAAAAATAAACAAATTTTATGGAGAGCTTCACGCCTTAAAGGATATAAATTTAGAGGTAAAAAGCGGTGAAGTGGTCGTGCTTCTTGGACCATCGGGCTGTGGCAAGAGCACAACTCTTAGATGTATAAACGGCCTTGAGAGCATAGCAAGCGGTGAGATCATTATAGACGGTGAAGTGATAGACGCTAAATTTAATGATTGGCAAAGGATCCGCCAAAAAGTCGGCATGGTCTTTCAAAGCTACGAGCTGTTTGATCACATGAACGTCATAGATAATGTCCTTCTTGGGCCTTTAAAGGTGCAAAAAAGAGATAGGGCCGAGGCTGAAAAAACCGCTGATATGTGGTTAAGCAAGGTTGGACTGCTTGATAAGAAATTTGCCTACCCAAAGGAGCTAAGTGGCGGCCAAAAGCAACGCATAGCAATAGTAAGAAGCCTTTGTTTAAACCCTGAGATCATGCTATTTGACGAAGTCACGGCTGCGCTTGATCCAGAGATCGTTAGAGAAGTGCTTGATGTGATACTAAATTTAGCCAAAGATGGCATGACAATGCTAATCGTCACGCACGAGATGAGCTTTGCAAGGGCGGTTGCGAACAAGATCGTATTTATGGACGCTGGAGCCATCGTAGAGATCAGCGAGCCAGAGGAATTTTTCACTAATCCAAAGAGCGATCGCGCGAAGAAATTTCTAAATTTATTCTCGTTTTAG
- the groES gene encoding co-chaperone GroES codes for MNFQPLGKRVLVERVEETKTTASGIIIPDNAKEKPLSGEVKAVGAEAEGVKVGEKVVFAKYAGTEVNLDDKTYLVLNIDDVLGVIK; via the coding sequence ATGAACTTTCAACCATTAGGCAAGCGTGTCCTAGTCGAACGCGTAGAAGAGACAAAGACGACAGCTTCGGGCATTATTATACCTGATAACGCAAAAGAAAAACCTTTAAGCGGCGAGGTAAAAGCAGTTGGCGCTGAAGCTGAGGGCGTAAAAGTTGGCGAAAAAGTAGTATTTGCTAAATACGCTGGTACTGAGGTAAATTTAGATGATAAAACATATCTTGTTTTAAACATCGACGACGTTTTAGGCGTGATTAAATAA
- the groL gene encoding chaperonin GroEL (60 kDa chaperone family; promotes refolding of misfolded polypeptides especially under stressful conditions; forms two stacked rings of heptamers to form a barrel-shaped 14mer; ends can be capped by GroES; misfolded proteins enter the barrel where they are refolded when GroES binds) — protein sequence MAKEIFYSDDARNRLYEGVKKLNDAVKVTMGPRGRNVLIQKSFGAPNITKDGVSVAKEVELKDTIENMGASLVREVASKTNDQAGDGTTTATVLAHAIFKEGLRNVTAGANPIEVKRGMDKEVAALIDALKNISKKVSGSKEIAQIATISANSDESIGKLIADAMEKVGKDGVITVEEAKSIQDELSVVEGMQFDRGYLSPYFITNPEKMQVELSNPFILLFDKKITNLKDLLPVLEQVQKSGKPLLIIAEDIEGEALATLVVNKLRGVLNISAVKAPGFGDRRKAMLEDIAILTGGEVISEELGRTLESATINDLGQASSVVIDKDNTTIVNGAGEKSAIDARITQIKAQIAETTSDYDKEKLQERLAKLSGGVAVIKVGAATETEMKEKKDRVDDALSATRAAVEEGIVVGGGSALILASKSVNLNLQGDEAIGAEIVRRALRAPLRQIAENAGFDAGVVANAVETSKDANFGFNAATGEYVNMFEAGIIDPVKVERVALQNAVSVASLLLTTEATISEIKEEKAMPAMPDMGGMGGMGGMM from the coding sequence ATGGCAAAAGAAATTTTTTACTCTGATGATGCAAGAAACCGCCTATATGAGGGCGTTAAAAAACTAAATGACGCTGTGAAAGTGACAATGGGACCAAGAGGCAGAAATGTCCTTATCCAAAAGAGCTTTGGCGCTCCAAACATCACAAAAGACGGCGTTAGCGTGGCTAAAGAAGTTGAGCTAAAAGATACTATCGAAAACATGGGTGCAAGCCTAGTTAGAGAAGTAGCAAGCAAGACAAACGACCAAGCAGGCGACGGTACTACAACAGCGACTGTGCTAGCTCATGCGATATTTAAAGAGGGTCTTAGAAACGTAACTGCTGGCGCAAATCCTATCGAAGTGAAACGTGGCATGGATAAAGAAGTAGCAGCTCTTATAGATGCACTAAAAAATATCTCTAAAAAAGTTTCTGGCTCAAAAGAGATCGCTCAGATCGCTACTATCTCTGCAAACTCAGACGAGAGTATCGGCAAACTTATCGCTGACGCGATGGAAAAAGTCGGCAAAGATGGCGTCATAACAGTAGAGGAGGCAAAATCTATCCAAGACGAGCTAAGCGTTGTTGAGGGTATGCAGTTTGACCGTGGATATCTAAGCCCATACTTCATCACAAACCCTGAAAAGATGCAAGTTGAGCTAAGCAATCCTTTCATATTACTATTTGACAAGAAGATAACAAATTTAAAAGACTTATTGCCAGTGCTTGAGCAAGTACAAAAAAGTGGCAAACCACTTCTAATCATCGCTGAAGATATCGAGGGCGAAGCACTTGCAACGCTTGTAGTAAATAAACTTCGTGGCGTGCTAAACATCTCAGCCGTTAAAGCTCCTGGCTTTGGTGACAGAAGAAAAGCGATGCTTGAAGATATCGCTATCTTAACAGGTGGCGAAGTTATCAGTGAAGAGCTAGGCAGAACACTAGAGAGCGCTACTATAAACGACCTTGGACAAGCTTCAAGTGTAGTTATCGACAAAGATAACACAACTATCGTAAATGGCGCAGGCGAAAAGTCAGCGATCGACGCTAGAATAACTCAGATCAAAGCGCAAATCGCTGAGACTACAAGCGACTATGACAAAGAAAAACTACAAGAGCGCCTTGCAAAACTAAGTGGCGGCGTGGCAGTTATCAAAGTAGGTGCTGCGACTGAAACTGAGATGAAAGAGAAAAAAGACCGCGTAGATGACGCACTAAGCGCTACTCGTGCAGCTGTTGAAGAGGGTATAGTAGTAGGTGGCGGTTCAGCTCTTATCCTTGCTTCAAAGAGTGTAAATTTAAATTTACAAGGTGATGAGGCAATCGGCGCTGAGATCGTTAGAAGAGCGCTTCGTGCTCCACTTCGTCAAATCGCTGAAAACGCTGGCTTTGACGCAGGCGTTGTTGCAAACGCAGTTGAGACAAGCAAAGATGCAAATTTTGGCTTTAACGCTGCAACTGGCGAATATGTAAATATGTTTGAAGCTGGTATCATCGATCCAGTTAAAGTTGAGAGAGTCGCGCTTCAAAACGCTGTTAGTGTGGCTAGCTTACTACTAACAACTGAGGCAACTATCAGCGAGATAAAAGAAGAAAAAGCAATGCCTGCAATGCCTGACATGGGCGGAATGGGTGGCATGGGCGGCATGATGTAG
- the uvrB gene encoding excinuclease ABC subunit UvrB: MNKFEISSKFSPSSDQARAIKEIVKSVKSGNKYQTLLGVTGSGKTFTMANVIKELNMPTLIMTHNKSLAAQLYSEFKGFFPKNHVEYFISYYDYYQPEAYIPRSDLYIEKDSSVNEELERLRLSATASLLSFDDVVCVASVSANYGLGNPNEYKGMVAYLSVGEKISQRKLLEQLVDMGYKRNDNYFDRGDFRVNGDVVDIYPAYYNDEALRVEFFGDEIDSMYHFDVLDNKRLKDISKFTLYATSQFIVGADRLKIAMKEIEEELDARLKEFNEQGKLVEAQRLKQRVEFDLEMMASTGMCKGIENYARHLTGQKAGETPYSMFDYFEINGEDYLVIVDESHVSLPQFRGMYAGDRSRKEVLVEYGFRLPSALDNRPLKFDEFISKKAKFLFVSATPNEYELGISQGHVYEQILRPTGLLDPLIEIKDSDNQVEALFDEAKAVIARNERVLVTVLTKKMAEELSRYYIELGVKVKYMHSDIDAIERNEIIRGLRSGEFDMLIGINLLREGLDLPEVSLIAIMDADKEGFLRSTTSLIQTMGRAARNVNGKVLMFAKKITKSMKEAIDTTTARRKFQDEYNKAHGITPHSASRNIEESLHVEDDGEIYKRGKNLEKMPAGERAAIVKELRKQMLEAAAQLEFEKAAALRDEIAKIRKL; the protein is encoded by the coding sequence ATGAACAAATTTGAAATTTCATCTAAATTTAGTCCAAGTAGCGACCAGGCAAGAGCGATAAAAGAGATAGTAAAAAGTGTAAAATCAGGTAACAAATATCAAACACTTTTAGGTGTCACAGGATCTGGCAAGACCTTTACCATGGCAAATGTGATAAAAGAGCTAAATATGCCAACTCTGATAATGACGCATAACAAATCCTTAGCTGCGCAACTTTATAGCGAATTTAAGGGCTTTTTCCCAAAAAATCACGTCGAGTACTTCATAAGCTACTACGACTACTACCAGCCAGAGGCTTACATCCCGCGAAGCGACCTATATATAGAGAAGGATAGCTCAGTAAATGAGGAGCTTGAACGCCTGCGCCTCTCTGCGACGGCTAGCTTACTAAGCTTTGATGACGTCGTCTGTGTCGCCTCTGTCTCTGCAAACTACGGACTTGGTAATCCAAACGAGTATAAAGGTATGGTAGCTTATCTTAGCGTAGGGGAGAAAATAAGCCAAAGAAAGCTTTTAGAGCAGCTTGTCGATATGGGCTATAAGCGAAATGACAACTACTTTGACAGGGGTGACTTTCGTGTAAATGGCGATGTGGTGGATATTTATCCAGCTTACTACAACGACGAAGCCCTAAGGGTTGAGTTTTTTGGCGATGAGATAGACTCGATGTATCATTTTGACGTGCTTGATAACAAGAGACTCAAAGACATTTCTAAATTTACGCTTTATGCCACCAGCCAGTTCATCGTGGGCGCTGATAGGCTAAAGATCGCGATGAAAGAGATCGAGGAGGAGCTTGATGCGCGCTTAAAAGAGTTTAACGAGCAAGGCAAGCTAGTCGAGGCGCAGAGGCTAAAGCAAAGGGTGGAGTTTGATCTCGAGATGATGGCGAGCACTGGCATGTGCAAAGGTATCGAAAACTACGCGCGACATCTGACTGGTCAAAAGGCTGGAGAGACGCCGTACTCGATGTTTGACTACTTTGAGATAAACGGCGAGGACTATCTGGTTATCGTCGATGAGAGTCATGTGAGTTTGCCTCAGTTTAGGGGCATGTACGCGGGTGATAGGAGCCGCAAAGAGGTGCTTGTGGAGTATGGATTTCGTTTGCCATCAGCGCTTGATAATAGGCCGCTTAAATTTGATGAGTTTATAAGCAAAAAGGCAAAATTTCTCTTTGTCTCAGCCACACCAAACGAGTACGAGCTTGGTATCAGCCAGGGGCACGTCTATGAGCAAATTTTACGTCCTACTGGGCTATTAGATCCGCTCATCGAGATAAAAGATAGTGACAATCAAGTCGAGGCGCTATTTGACGAGGCGAAGGCGGTCATCGCTAGAAACGAGCGTGTGCTTGTCACGGTACTAACTAAAAAAATGGCCGAGGAGCTAAGCCGCTACTACATCGAGCTTGGCGTAAAAGTCAAATATATGCACTCAGACATCGACGCGATCGAGCGAAATGAGATCATTAGAGGGCTTAGAAGCGGCGAATTTGACATGCTAATAGGCATAAATTTGCTCCGTGAGGGGCTTGACCTACCTGAAGTGAGCCTGATAGCCATAATGGACGCTGATAAAGAGGGCTTTTTGCGCTCGACAACGAGCCTTATACAGACGATGGGGCGCGCAGCTAGAAATGTAAATGGCAAGGTGCTAATGTTTGCCAAAAAGATAACAAAATCAATGAAAGAGGCGATCGATACGACGACAGCTAGGCGTAAATTTCAAGATGAGTACAACAAAGCTCACGGCATAACGCCGCACTCTGCAAGCAGGAATATCGAAGAGAGCCTGCACGTCGAAGATGATGGTGAAATTTACAAGCGTGGTAAAAATTTAGAGAAAATGCCAGCTGGCGAGCGAGCTGCGATAGTAAAAGAGCTAAGAAAGCAGATGCTTGAAGCTGCGGCGCAGCTGGAGTTTGAGAAGGCAGCGGCATTGCGCGACGAGATCGCCAAAATCCGTAAGCTTTAA